The genomic window TGGGAAGTTGATCATCTAGGAGCCGTTAATTTGCTGATTTCTTTGCACAACAAGTCTTGGGTATATGGGTATTATGAAAATTGGGTGCTTTTGGTATGGTGGGATGCCTTTTCCCGCGTGAGCAGCATCTGCCATTGGTGCAGGCACTCTCAGTTGAGACTTCAAAgctttcaactttttgttgcTTAGGAAGGATTAAGCCCTCGTTTGCATCACAATTACCTTTTTCTGGTAAAGTTGAAGCGTTCCACTTCTTTCTAGGTTTCGCCTCCCTGCAGCCAAATACAAAAGCTCATTAATTATCTGGTTCCATGTGAACTCATTTGATTCTGAATGGACAGAGTATAAATAGGCAAATGAATTAATGATCTATTTTGGCGCTGAACAGTTGAACAGTTACAAAGTATGTGCAACCTGATAAGCTCCTCCTGCTTTTGATGCATCTGAGAAGTCTGATCCTTCACTTTCTCTGCCATGTTATTTTCTGCCAATAGTTTTTCTCCATCCAACTACACGCAACAGACAAGAAACATGAGACTTGTACTCAGTATTACACACTTCTGTAATACTCTGCTTTACATTTCTGACATAAAATAGATAATCTTTAGAGGCAATCTATTTTAGCAGGTGACCCGCGAGAATTTTGTACCTTGTGTGTTTGCTGAGTAGTCATCTCCATCTTTTGCTGTCTCGTCTTTCCTGATGCAAGGTATCGTGATTTCACTACCTGCCGAAAGCTTTATTAGTTTAAGAGTTTGGAGATGTCGAGAGATGTATATGAAGTTACAACAGCAGCCATGAGCTAAGTCTATCAACTGTAACAAGTTCCATAATTTTTCAGGATTGGCTGGTCAAACCTTCATGTTTGATGCAGTTTGCGTCTTTCTAACGCTACCATTCTTGCACTGTTCAGTCTGACGGTAATATTTTCCCTGCCGCTAAATGGCACCAAAACAAGAAGATTTACAATTTGGTTGCTTACCATGAAAACAAATAGCTAGGATAAAAAGGAGAGAAAACCTCACCAACAAATCAGTTTGTTTTTTCACTGCGTCTAATGAGGCTTCAGGCTGTTGCTGCCTTTTCTCCAAATTTGCTTCCCTAAGAATTCCTCTTTCCTAAAAATATAGGGCGTTGTCAACGTCAGAGATAGTTCCATACGAATTACCGTCATGTTACTTGTGTAATCATCGTCTCAAGAAAGCGGAATCATGATAGTACTTACATTGGTTCTAAACCTGAAAGGTTTAGGATTTGTAAGTTTTATTGTCTTATGCTCCATTCGAGTGGCAGAAGCAGATCCTTGGGGAACCTTTTCCCGTGCAATTTCTAGAATCTGCAAAGTAAAGATGATACATGCATGAGGATTTTAAAAAACACTGGGGATGACTGTGGCTGGAAAATATGGATACCTTCTTTGGAATTTCATAAGCGATCTTCTTGCCTAATCTTTTTTCAGACTTGTTAACCGAGATGATGTTGCTGTCGTGAACAAACAGACATTAGAATCGCTAGACAAAAGGATACAAGTCTGATAGAAGAATAGAAGAGGGGATCAAGTACATGCCTGTTGGCTGACGTAGAAGTGTTCTCTTTGTTGGCATCGCTGTCAAAATCATCTAATGTCATATTTGATAGTTGGGTTGTGACATCTTTTCTTTCTGAATCTTGATCTGGAATTGGGATGTCTATCAAAATGTTTGCACTTCTTTTCTTGTTCGACCTTTTCAAGCTACCATTCATTCCTTGtcttttctcattttgatgtttaGAGAGTGTCTTTTCCTTAGGATTGTCTGCCACAGACGTAATGCCAGTGGTCTCCTCAAGTTTCTCTGCTGCATTTTCCGCCATTGAACCTTCCTTAGTTGTCGGTTTTTGTGGGGTGAGAGTTACTTGAGGTTCTTGATTGTGGGGCTTATCATGCTCACATTTGGCCATGCATTCCGCTACTTCCGATGTAAGATCATGTGAACAGTTTGTATCTCTAGTTTCACTGCACTTTGTCACATTGACGGCATTGATTTGCGCCTGTGTCTCTGCTAGAGAGCTTTCATTCCCATCCCCACTTGCACTTGGTCCCGAATCATGTTTAACTAAATTAATGCTAGTTTTTTTGTGTGGACTTTCTGCAACTCCGTTATCTTGAATGTCTGATTCTCCAACGGCAAGTTCGGCAGGAAGCTTCTCTCCACGTTCTTTTCTTTCACTTCTTACTGAGCATTTCATCTCACTGCAAACTTCCAGAGATCCATGCCTTGAATTCCCATCAATCTCCATGTCAACAGAACCAGAACTACGCTCGTCGCTGGATCCCTGCGGCCCGGATTTCTTCTCGTTTTCTACGCTGTTTTGATCGATGATTCTTTCCTCATCAAACGGGTGCTCTTGTTGATGCATGTGCTGATTGCGTACATCCGGCGGTACTTCTGGATTAATTGGATTGAGACAAATTGCTTTCCCCTGTTGCTCTGTTTTAAGCTTGCGAGCACAAAGCCGAGTTTTTAGTGGAACAGAAACTGGCGTATTATAGTTGGGATCATTTGCAGCACATCTGGATGACTTGCACAGATGACCAACAGCAAGGCTCCCATTGCCTTCACTTCCAACCTCGAGCTTCTTCGTTTCGGCATGTACCCGTGATGGTGTGGCGCTTTTCTGTTTTGCAGGCTTACTAATTTTCCTTGGAGAATGAAACACCAATGCCTTTGCAGCAGACTTAGTATGCCTTTTCACTGAGATCACAACTTTAGAACTACGAACACTCCTGAAAGCTCCAGAAGTGTTCTGACACTTCTTGTGGCTGGGGGTCGTGACGGCCTTAGCACTTGTTACATGCTGCGGACTTGCGGCTGCCTCAGCAGCAGCAGGGATGAGTTGACGGACAACCCTTTCCGGCGCTTTTTTCCGGTTAATGTCATTCCATCTTGGAATTCTAGATTTTGCGGCTTTGGCAGGTGCCGAAAGAGGGCACTTGGCTATTGCTCTGTTAAAATGCATATCGTTTCTCATGAATAGCATACTTCACAACGAAAGGAAACAAAGTAAGGAAACAAATGCGTAAAACCAGACTAGTGAAGGGAATGGGGTACTTGGGGGTTAATAATCTTGAATCCTTTCCGAGCCGCACGATGGGGCTTCTTGCCTCCATAACCTGTCATTGTAAACTTTAGAACCACGCAACAGTAGAGATCCTTATTAtgggaagaagaacaagaagaagaagggggcagcgagagagagagagaaaaagagagggagagagagagagagagagattgttgcTGACTCGACGTAGGAAGTTTGCACTCAGAGTGGCGGGATCCAACGCTTCATCGTGATTTTGCTTGCATCCTGAAAAGGAGAGAATATCCCCGAGGAATTCAGCTAAAACTTATACAATGATTCGCTACTGAGTACAGAACAACGGagatgaaaaatatgtaaagCTTTTTAGAGGCAAATCCGCAAAGTTGACATCCAACTCATGAACAGATACCCACTAGTAATTCGGTTCAAATGTTGCATTATGAGCTAGTCGGACATGGAAATTGAGCACATAACCAAAAATAATTAACTGAAATCTTAGCGTTGGTTTTTAAAGTGAACATTTTACAAGAAAACTTTCTTCATGGTTTCTGCTAAATACGTAAAATCCGCCGCCAAGTGGGCATATCTGGCTAAGCAATCACATTAAATAGAAACGTGAAACGGCAGAGGAACAGCCTAAAATACGGACTAAAATCAGGACGCGAAAAAGGCAACTGCAACAGcaaaacataaattttgaaTCTGCAAGAACTTAGGCTGAGAAGTGAGAACCTGCACGCAGACAGAACCACTCATAGTCGTCGGCGGGCTGACACTTTGATGGGGTTGTGAAATCAACCCATTTTGGTGCCTCAATCTTCTCATACagctcttcttcttcatcaaagccATGAACGGATTCTTTTCTAGCCGCTACCATGGTGGACTCCTGGTtctgcttccttttcttccGCGTCTCCCGGcctgcttccttttcttcaGCTTCTCCCGGCGATCTTGGGACTTGGTCGTCGAGGATCCGCAAAACAGATGAAAGGGGGAACTGATGGGGCTAATGGTTTCAAAGAGAGGAGAGTTGGTCGATGGAAGAGTAACGTCTCTGCTACTCGGAAAGATGGAGTTCCGGCACTGTGACCCAACTAGCCGTTAGAGCGCCTTCATTTACATTACAAAGGCCCGTTCAAGAGGGGTCGCAATTTGAGTTTTTGAATTCGAGTGGTCCTTTCTGATTCGTTGGCTTGTTTTTCAAGTTCAAACGGTTATCCCTTTTAATTTTTCAGATTATTGTTTCCAAAAATCAAGTCTAGCGGCTCTCTGACGCCACGTGTGATGCATGGATACAGTTCCCTGGGTCGAACAAATCTCAACGATCTGGATTCGCATCTAATATCCAACCCACTTAAGGAAAGGTCCAATTTGTGGTCTGGTCCGGATATGGCAATATTGATTTGCATCTGAATCCGCTCCCAGATTTGGCCGGGGCAGAAAATTCTAGTTAAGAAGCATCAATTataagatattaaatttttacaATGTATTAATATGCAGCAGAACGAGAAATTTATGGCTAAGGGGTACTAATATaagaaatcatgaatttgagagacaatatataataaattagattatcacgactatatatatatatatatatatatatatatatatagagagagagagagagagagagaaagagagagagagagagagaaactgataGAAACCAAACGCTTAGGtcaataaaaaccaaaccatttaattttttatatttaaaatatttttcttcttttgacaatctaaccttatatcatatgatcttaagaatatgttgatgcaaatcatatattaagttgatcatttgttagaccTTAATAGTGTTCTTATGACAAGAAAAAGTGAACGGCCCACacaacatcaacattttgatagtaaaaaaaaatcacattttttttatagaaataaCTTAAATCAAAAgatgttttatatgaaaatagtctttataaatatattaacatgtttatattttatttaaaataatttttgaaccAAAAGTtaaagggtttggtttttgCCCTTGAcctgaaatctctctctctctcttatatatatatatataaaagcttctATTATAGGGAGCAGAGCATCCATATTAGGCATATATTGGCAATCCTAACGACAAAAATACAGTTGAAATCTGAGAATGAGTACAAAACTTGGTCCCTAGCGTTAGCTTGGATCCGGGGCTCGATAATTAGCTTGGTCAGGTGAGAAGAGCCCACTTGGTAGGTGAGTCATAATTCTGGGTTCGAGCTGGCTTTCACACGGACCAGTTTGGATGGTCATGTGATTAATGATTACAAAATACAAGCTTGTAGCTTTCCACCTCAATTATTGGCCTCATAAACAAAGTGATCTTATGAATCGCTTCCTGTAAAGTCTCTGTCCATCGAGCAAGCAAATCGTACCCACTGAAATGTTGTTGTTTGCTTCCTCACATCAATGATCGTCACGATAATGACATTGAATCTGATCACAGCTGTGATTCCTCTCTTCTTATTGTCGGCCGGAAGCCGTCGAAATCAACTAGCAGTAGGTGTTTAATTTCTTCGAGTCTACGACATATAAACCAACAAGCATTTTGGTTGGCCTCTGCTTggtaaaatctttgaattccCCAGTTGCTAAATTTGGGAGTGCAACAGGATTTGATCTCCATAATAAAAGTGAGGATTTGTAAGGTTGGAATTCATGATGCCCCCTCAGCTTCGTACGCACAATCATTCTGATAGCGCTGTCTTGATGTGGTTACTGTCACAGAGTTAGTCGATGCTTATTCCTCGGATAccgttgtttctcttcttctatgagaaaaaaaaaaaaaggttcactACCCATAGGCCCTTTACCTCTACCCAGCGTTACTCCAACATGCTTTTGTTTATTGCGGAAaacttggaaattttttttaaaggggcACTGCTTCAGAGGTTTTTATACCTGAAGGATCATTcacatgtataacaaagtaaatattaaacgatcttaatgtaaaaatgaacgaaaattgagaagctggtgtgggcaactgcccactccagcctatatgtggctccgccactgttgCTAATTGTTACATCTCGTGAGAGATTGGGCAGTGTCTCAGTCCCAGTGTGGCTGATCATCCTCTCGAACCAAACttggtatgaaagaaaattgagaagctggtgtgggcaactgcccgcaccagcctatatgtggctctgccactgttgCCAACTGCTACATCCCGTAAGAGTTTGGGCAGTGTCTCAGTTGTCTATGAAGCTGGGAACACCCATATAAGATAATGACCACTTTGTTAGATTATGTTTACTTCTAAATATAGTGAAAACCAGAGGACTCTTACTCTTTGGAGGAAAACAGAGAAGGAATTCATCAGGTTACTAACAGTACTGACAAGGTTAACAACTCCACAAAGCTACCtgattttaatattaattacATCTAGCTGCctgtttttttttgcatgtttgctACAAAATTATGGATGTGCTATAATATTCTATTGCTTGGCAACTTATCAGGTACTAGTCTGCCCTCCATCCCGGTCACCTCTTTTTACACCACAAAGAGTTAACGtccaaataatttaaaacataaaCTGACTACCGACCTTACCATTGTGTCACACCCCTCTAAAACTCATATTCTCCCTTTTCTATTTGGAGAAAAATGGGACTTGTAATGACCCAAGTTTTTTAACCACGGTAAATCTTAAGGCACCTTTGACTACTTCTCCAGCAGTAACTAAGCCTAGGCATCAGCCCGGGTACCCGACTCGATCGAGACCGGACCTAGGCTCGAGAAAACTGtccttatttattttatattatttttatttaatgatgatgtatattttattactaaaaatatattttatattcaaaaaaattattttatattaaaaattattttatattaaaaaatattttaattggGCCGAACTAGCCGGGGCCATAGCTCTGGTTTCAAGGATTAGGCCGGGCCTAGCAATAACTCCATCTCTGCCTCgaggaaagaaaaacattttcgGATAAAAtttcaccccaatttttttacCTGCCCTAACCAaatatcattaatttttttcacttcaAAACTTTACCTTCTCTGTCCCCTCTTTTCTCTTCATTACTCGGAAAAacgagagaagaaaaatgaaaaattatatgttcCATTAGGTCAAATGGTTCTTATTAGACTCTACAAAACCAGAGCTACAATTCAAttttctacacacacacacagatatatatatatatatatatatatatagatatatatatatatatatataaaaaagagagaaagggagaggaggagagagagagaagttggtaAATATAACACTTGGGTAAGAGTAAAAAGCTAGACCACTTGTATTGGAAATTATTTGAATCAAAAGGTCAACATCCTATTATGTGTAAAcaccaatttaatataaatcatgtatTAGTTCAAGTTACTTTTTgtacaaaatttaatttttctactaTCATAATTTTGATGCTAAttgagccattcattttttcttactaaattaaaaataataatcaaCTTAGTCCACATTCCTTATCAAATCACGCtgaagatcatatctataaggttagataaAAAACACCATTATTTTTAAGAGGCCTAGCCTTTTTCCTTTAATAAAGTGAGCCAGTATTTACCAATTTCACTATCACtgcctcacacacacacacacacacacacacatatatatatataacttaaattGCTGCCATTAATGAGAAAGGAAATCAATGGGCTTGTGACAGTCCCTTTATTGCTAGGAGGAGGACTGCTCACCAAATGCATTGCAGTAGACATCCAAAGCAGCACCATATGTTTCAAGTGGAGGGGACTCTGTGTGAATAAAGAAGGCACCTAAAAGGCTGTTGGTGTTGTTGGGAGCCATCAATCCTTCTTGGAGGAGGGCCACTCAAGGTGAGTGTGCTTCCAAACAAGAACATGATTGGAAGGGAGCAATTATTACTCACTTTGGTAGACCCTCATAAAAACATTCACCAACTTTGGTTTCTTATTTAtctcatttatcattttttttccttttttttttttggcttacaCATAAATagtataaatatttttgttCCTAGCTGAATCACCAAATAAAGTTGAGATGAAGGATTTGGTGCTACAAAGTATTGTGGAGCGCATGTTTGGGAagttgaaatgacaaaattaacCTCAAATAAATGTATTAAAATCCCCTCTATGAGGGTAaaatagaagaacaaaaagcaaatttcttttattcCGGCGACATGCTGTGTAAGCAATGTGGTGTGTTCGACAGCCGACCACTAATTCttatttagggatgtcaatggatcgcaTTTGAATCAGATAAATGTTTAACTGAAtctgcttttttggatattcgtATATCTGGATTCGAATGCCAATGCAAATCATGATATGAATGTGATctgaattcattttttatattaatatccaaatccaagtctgaattttgaaccaaatcttaCTGGTTTCCAAAAGAGTGTTAGATatagaatatttttttaaaactaaatccaatatAAATTCGAATCCGATTTGACTGGATATCTAtgtatattcaaatctgaatctgatcaaatgtcatttttttaagtttgaatctgatctgatttcctAATCAgatgttaaactttttttcatttctgattttttttttcaaatgatacagtcagatattcaattcaaatcggACATATCAACATCCCTACCCAATATATTGCGGACAAGTTTTCGCTACAATTGGGTCGTACTCCTAACAAcatttttagtttgaaattgaagtgactctttttgttgtaaaatattttgccttcctttttttttctcttctggtTTTGAGGGTTATATGGCCCTACCGAATTCATCGCCGACCTCATAAAATTGACAAGTCCGGCGACCAACTCGCCGGCACATGGGAGAGCACAACTTGTAAAGTAGCAGTACTGCACGGCTTTGTTAAAAACAGATCAAATTGGCTGATTTGGATCGGATCGGTTCCAAGGCCTATTCAACAGTGCCCGTTGTGAACTACTAAttatgttttcaaatattttttatttttatttattttaaatttgttaatttattttgtaaaagaattaGTACTTTTGGCCGGATTAGGTGAATCAATGGATTGCCCAATTCACCAAATTATGGTTCATAACTGAGAACCCCGCTTTTTGGGTGAGGCCAGGAGCCACCTCTCAGCCCTTCCTTAAGTATATTGTTAACAAATTTTTGATTGATCTAGGGGCAACAACCTGAATCTCGTAGGGCTGCTCTATATAACTGAACCAAATCCATTGTAGTATAACATTCAAAGTTTTAAATTGAGCTCTATGGGGCATTGTACCCATTGACCTCAAATCTGAGGTCACTTGAATCCAAGGATTTTAGATTAGACTCCTTCTCATTCCAAACTGAcctcaaatatgaggttttgTGTATATCACGAGGAGCTCAAATCCTCTTTTCTCATAGCAATGAATCCTGTGTTAGTGTACTCTTTAGGTCTCACATGGgagtaggggcggagccaaagaGAGCCCACGTGGGCCCttgccccacctcaaaaaaaaaaaattaattacatgtaaattttaaaaaatttcaattgtcttatataattttttttttaaaatgatatttcggctcctgtcaaaatttagaaactttaattcggtccccctcatgaaaaaattttggctctgcccctgcatgAGAGGGATTTCAGATCAGTCTTCATTGTTATGGGTGGAGTCTTGATTTTTTGCTTCTACCCGGAGAAAATATCTCACTCAaataggatatattgacatctttaCCTAAGTTGAGAATGATATACCTATCAAATATAGTATCATCATGCATCTATCCTTTACAGCAGCACAGATGTTTAACAACCACATAAATGAACCTGATAACCAGACTTTCACCAACTCAGCAGCTCATTCAGCTAATCTACAGCACTCAGAGCTAAGGGGAAAAGAGCGAGCATAttgtataaattttttatgttttcagcAGGTTTCCTAATTTTAAGCAAGAAAACTGCAGATGCAAACTTGATCAACCAATGTGCAGATTGAATTTGAGAATCATACAAATTAAACTTATGCAATTGTATGAATCATATAGTCCAACGGAAATGAGCTAGCTCCTAGCCTCCTACCAAACAAGGTGTACTGCACGAACAGGTCAAGAACATTTTactttgtgttgttaaaaacagtcacaaaaaatgtattTGTGGCAGCCAATTGTTTGGTGATGGTTTTTAACAATGAAATATATTGTGACGGTTTTtagcaacacaaaattaaaaataagcagaatatgtgtgtgtgcgtaaaaaaaaattaacttagcTCCCCAAAAAGTatcaaaaaaatacattttgcacctcttttagaaaattttgctgCCCCCTAAATGTAAAGTGTCGTGTGTGGAGGGAAGATGCCAAACAGATGAGACCAGCCGCACTAACGCCGGCAGCGGCAGTGGTGGCCACCGAACCCaccatctcctcctccttgaACGAAAAGCCAAAAACTCGGTTAGGAAAAGACTGTTGTCACTAGATTTGACCCAGACGGATGATTATCCCAAACCTTCCAAACTGGTCAACCCATTTCTACTGTTTCTcactttcaaaaatttctgCTTGACCCAATTATCTATTTGCCTATCCTCACAAAGGTTGGCGCAATTGGTTCGAACAGAGGTTGATAGGCGATCAGTTTTcgtttcaaattttttgcaaCGCAAAAACTCTCTTGTTGGTCTGGCTTCTGACTTTGCATAACGTCCAAAAACAATGGTGGCAAACGCATACTTTTTATGTTGACATAAGAAGCCCCGGTGAACGGCGGCCGTAACTATAACGGTTAGGGCCAAACAAGATTGCCAAAAATGTTAGCTACGAAAATTTTGACTCCAGCCTAGGTTTTTCATCTTCAATACCTATATGTAggggcattaaaaaaaaatgaaaaaatttgcttaaaaatattaatataaaaatataaagtttttttttttagcttcttTTGAGCAAATTGTCCACACCTTCCTTGGCCCCTGCTTATGTGTAAAGTAGAGAAATAGTTGTAGTAGCACTGTGTGATGCTGCTTTAATACCTAATTCAAGTATTATTCAACTACCAGTAACTTATCcaaaaggatgtttttttgaCCCACATCacacccactctctctctctctctctcttcttttcaatATTGGTGTTTAGGATGTACAACGCGACTTGAACTTGCTCATGTAGGCgtggctcaagctcgacttgtttaataCACAAGTCGAGCTGAATGTAGAGTTAAAACTCGAGTTATAAGCGAGCCAAATTTTGAGTTACACGAGCTGAACTCGTTTAAAAAATCTAGCCATCTTGtgtcacaagtttaaatgagtcaagctcaatCTCAGACTCCGTTTaccgagtcaagctcaagctaaCCTCACAAAGCTAgactcaagctcgagccaaACTTGAGGCAAGCAATATGTGACTCGAGCTGAGTTCAAGCTGACTGAGCTTCTATTGGTGTCTGGTATAGCAATTTCGTTTCAAGAAGACCACATCTTGGGCCGCTGCCCATAAGAGAACCCATTAAGAATCACTGTAAGTAGAAAAGACTCCAATGGATATTGGCCTAAAAGATTAAcgtccgatttttttttttcaaaaaagaaaagaacatatatAACGACATCTACCTAACTCTCAACATCAAATTGCCTTTTACGTATCAGCAGATAGCaatatattttggaaatattatCATTTTGTCATGATTGATGCTAAAAAGTGCATACATCTTTTTAAAACTATCATGGTTATCTTATTCAGGCATTTCTAGTTCTtaacttttctaatttttttttatattttaaatgaattcatattttttaatttttttctagaaaacatGTAACACcccataaattttttaattcttagCCTTTTGAAGTTAAAACCGAAACTACTAGGGGCGGGTTGAGATCCTCTAACCGAGGAGCTCAAGCCCAAAAGTTGGTCGAGTTGTTAtatgaaacaaatgtttcataTTATTCATATCCATAAGCTTGGATATGAATCAAAGTTCAAAATGCGGAGCAAGTCCAAGAGATTTTCAAAGCTGACTCACAATTCTGAGTTTGCTGAAACGGATCGGATTGTGTCTGATTTAGGATCCAACTAAGGAGGTGTGGATAGAACTAACCAGACTAATTGTACTGGACCGATACGATTTGTTTTATCTATGTGTCCACATTGGGCCTTAAAGCTTCGGACGTTGCTTCATTCTCATCCTGGATCAGACGGAGCGGCTCTGACAGGTATATCCGTTCCGGGCCATACGGCAGAATCTCCAGTCCAGTTTGGATCCGTCTGACATTTTTTTTAGCTTAGACCTCATACGCACATGCGCCTACGAACGTATGCAATGCTCCAAACTGGGGGGCTGGGGTTTCGGACCGGATGCAAAACGCAAATGGTCCAGACCCGAGGAAGACCAAATGTAAATCGTTGTGCGTCGTCTCGTGATAGGTTCttatttggatcttgattcaAGAACCAAACCTGGATCTCGACCCGACAGGGGCAGAGGTTACGGAGCCAAACGAGTTTCGGATGAAATGTTGACCCGATCCGTTTTCGAACGCCCAGCTGGATCGCACACGCGTGACGCGCCACGTGGAAGCGATGACCGCACGTCAAGGCTTTTGACACGAGCAACGCTCTCTCACATGCATCGCTGACACTCCTCCCTGTATTGTCACGTGCCGCGTGGGCCCCATCCCTTCCCAACCCCAAATTAAATagctaaaaaggaaaaagggaggaatTTTCCTTCCTCTGCCTTTTGAAgagggataaaaaaaaaaaaaaggggtgaAAACTCTGATAAATTAAAACCTCTGCGTCAAGCAAGGGTGATTCCTCGAGCCTTCTTTTTTACGCTTTATTcccagttaaaaaaaaaaattaaaaaataggtAAAAGAGCAGCCGCCAGTTATACCCActcttttttaagaaaatgacatcTATGTCCCTTTAGCAGGCAGCCGCTGCCTCTGGGTTTTTAAAATGACAGTCATGTCCCGAGAAGAAGGTTATAATGGTAATTTGGTTGGGGGACcggcattttttt from Nymphaea colorata isolate Beijing-Zhang1983 chromosome 6, ASM883128v2, whole genome shotgun sequence includes these protein-coding regions:
- the LOC116256343 gene encoding uncharacterized protein LOC116256343, whose amino-acid sequence is MVAARKESVHGFDEEEELYEKIEAPKWVDFTTPSKCQPADDYEWFCLRAGCKQNHDEALDPATLSANFLRRVMEARSPIVRLGKDSRLLTPKAIAKCPLSAPAKAAKSRIPRWNDINRKKAPERVVRQLIPAAAEAAASPQHVTSAKAVTTPSHKKCQNTSGAFRSVRSSKVVISVKRHTKSAAKALVFHSPRKISKPAKQKSATPSRVHAETKKLEVGSEGNGSLAVGHLCKSSRCAANDPNYNTPVSVPLKTRLCARKLKTEQQGKAICLNPINPEVPPDVRNQHMHQQEHPFDEERIIDQNSVENEKKSGPQGSSDERSSGSVDMEIDGNSRHGSLEVCSEMKCSVRSERKERGEKLPAELAVGESDIQDNGVAESPHKKTSINLVKHDSGPSASGDGNESSLAETQAQINAVNVTKCSETRDTNCSHDLTSEVAECMAKCEHDKPHNQEPQVTLTPQKPTTKEGSMAENAAEKLEETTGITSVADNPKEKTLSKHQNEKRQGMNGSLKRSNKKRSANILIDIPIPDQDSERKDVTTQLSNMTLDDFDSDANKENTSTSANSNIISVNKSEKRLGKKIAYEIPKKILEIAREKVPQGSASATRMEHKTIKLTNPKPFRFRTNERGILREANLEKRQQQPEASLDAVKKQTDLLRQGKYYRQTEQCKNGSVRKTQTASNMKVVKSRYLASGKTRQQKMEMTTQQTHKLDGEKLLAENNMAEKVKDQTSQMHQKQEELIREAKPRKKWNASTLPEKGNCDANEGLILPKQQKVESFEVSTESACTNGRCCSRGKRHPTIPKAPNFHNTHIPKTCCAKKSAN